One window of the Arthrobacter sp. zg-Y919 genome contains the following:
- a CDS encoding NADPH:quinone reductase: MKAIVYSSTGDSSVLSLVDREAAAPGPGEVRVRITVSGVNPTDWKARAGAGIAFPEVVPNQDGAGVVDAVGEGVTDLRTGDRVWVYLAAHGRPTGTAQEFAVLPADRAVRLPEGIGFDVAASLGVPAMTAHRALTVHEDGPARLAPGALAGRMVLVQGGAGAVGHAAIQLAVWAGATVIATVSSDAKAELARAAGAHHIVRYPDDAEADRIREIAPDGVDQIVEVSPGQNAALDVDVIANHGSIAYYANNNGEEFTAPIVASFAKNVRWQGVLIYTVGSAAQHAAAEDITAALQDGALPVGKSAGLPLTWFPLEETAAAHDAVENGTTGKVLIRVADETA; encoded by the coding sequence ATGAAAGCAATCGTTTACTCCAGCACCGGTGACTCCTCCGTCCTCTCGCTCGTAGACCGGGAAGCAGCCGCTCCCGGCCCCGGCGAAGTCCGGGTCCGCATCACGGTCTCCGGCGTGAACCCGACCGATTGGAAGGCCCGTGCCGGTGCGGGCATTGCCTTCCCCGAGGTGGTGCCGAACCAGGACGGAGCCGGCGTCGTCGATGCGGTAGGCGAAGGTGTCACCGACCTGCGGACGGGCGACCGGGTGTGGGTGTACCTCGCAGCCCATGGACGTCCCACAGGAACCGCCCAGGAGTTCGCCGTTCTGCCGGCCGACCGCGCGGTGCGGCTTCCGGAGGGGATCGGATTTGATGTGGCCGCCAGCCTCGGCGTACCCGCGATGACCGCCCACCGTGCCCTGACCGTCCATGAGGACGGCCCCGCCCGGCTCGCACCGGGAGCCCTTGCCGGACGCATGGTCCTGGTGCAGGGTGGCGCCGGTGCCGTTGGGCACGCCGCCATCCAGCTTGCCGTCTGGGCGGGCGCCACCGTCATCGCCACCGTGAGCAGTGACGCCAAGGCCGAGCTGGCCCGGGCCGCCGGGGCCCACCACATCGTCCGTTACCCCGATGATGCGGAGGCCGACCGCATCCGCGAGATCGCCCCGGACGGCGTCGACCAGATTGTCGAGGTGTCCCCCGGCCAGAACGCTGCGCTGGATGTGGACGTCATCGCCAACCACGGCAGCATCGCCTACTACGCCAACAACAACGGCGAGGAGTTCACGGCACCTATCGTTGCGAGCTTCGCGAAGAATGTCCGCTGGCAGGGTGTGCTGATCTACACGGTGGGTTCCGCTGCGCAGCATGCAGCAGCGGAGGACATCACCGCCGCACTGCAGGACGGCGCCCTGCCCGTGGGGAAATCCGCCGGACTCCCCCTCACTTGGTTCCCGCTCGAGGAAACTGCCGCCGCGCACGACGCCGTCGAGAACGGCACCACCGGCAAGGTCCTCATCCGCGTGGCTGACGAAACGGCCTAA
- a CDS encoding MerR family transcriptional regulator — MLSPFSSPRQVTISDAASFLGTTPQAIRHYEEIGLLPVPERDSGDRRYGHEEMIRLLWIQKMADAGIALDDIRDAFAGRAPAGADNDHSVAVVQRMRTPEGRMSLLSDFVTSRLKGLPEGSLRQADLDNLLVMERIFGALGAAVNAGRYVALATHPGLREESDRVDAAEEALDDTIAVDDPLVAQVADKRHAFELVLQAVIEDSGLAQSDEELFDSWEALHPATADEGEGEGENEAGQGTDRGEKCVSLVEAVGMMPYDFSPARLRCMELVQELAAHELPAS; from the coding sequence ATGCTCTCTCCCTTTAGCTCGCCGCGTCAGGTAACGATCAGTGACGCTGCATCATTCCTCGGCACCACGCCGCAGGCCATCCGTCACTACGAGGAGATTGGCCTGCTCCCCGTGCCCGAACGGGACAGTGGCGACCGCCGCTACGGCCATGAAGAGATGATCCGGCTGCTGTGGATCCAGAAGATGGCCGACGCCGGGATCGCCTTGGATGACATCCGTGACGCCTTCGCCGGCAGGGCTCCTGCCGGTGCCGACAACGACCATAGCGTCGCTGTTGTACAGCGCATGCGCACCCCAGAAGGCAGGATGAGCCTGCTCTCCGACTTCGTCACCAGCCGTCTCAAGGGCCTGCCCGAGGGCTCGCTGCGCCAGGCGGACCTGGACAATCTGCTGGTCATGGAGCGGATCTTCGGCGCGCTCGGTGCGGCCGTCAATGCCGGCAGGTACGTCGCCTTGGCCACCCACCCGGGTCTGCGCGAGGAATCCGACCGCGTTGATGCCGCCGAAGAGGCTCTCGATGACACGATCGCTGTCGACGACCCCCTCGTGGCGCAGGTGGCTGACAAACGGCACGCCTTCGAACTGGTGCTGCAGGCCGTCATCGAGGACTCCGGCCTGGCGCAGAGCGACGAAGAGCTCTTCGACTCCTGGGAGGCATTGCACCCCGCTACCGCTGATGAAGGTGAGGGCGAAGGTGAAAATGAAGCCGGCCAGGGCACTGACAGAGGGGAAAAGTGTGTGAGCCTCGTCGAGGCCGTTGGAATGATGCCCTACGACTTCTCTCCGGCCCGCCTGCGTTGCATGGAACTGGTCCAGGAACTTGCCGCCCACGAGTTACCCGCTTCCTAA
- a CDS encoding alpha/beta fold hydrolase: protein MVTVHHRTVSVNGLDVFYREAGTVDAPVLLLLHGYPTSSHMFRHLIPRLAGEYRAIAPDAIGFGRSAAPSADEFSYTFASLADVTHGFLLEIGVDAYTVYTQDYGAPIAWRLALANPAAVEGVISQNGNAYEEGFVPDFWAPIWAYGADPSPENKAALRPALSREAVEWQYKHGVPDPTTVDPDAWEHDLALLARPGVDEAQLALFGDYHTNRALYPAVHEWLRSTQVPVLAVWGANDEIFGPAGAQAFLQDVPKARVELLDGGHFLLESHLDEVAGIILDWRSGF from the coding sequence ATGGTTACCGTCCATCACCGCACTGTTTCCGTCAACGGCCTAGACGTGTTTTACCGCGAGGCCGGCACCGTGGATGCCCCGGTGCTGCTGCTCCTGCACGGATATCCCACAAGTTCACACATGTTCCGCCACCTCATCCCCAGGCTCGCCGGGGAATACCGGGCCATCGCACCGGACGCCATCGGTTTTGGCCGATCCGCCGCGCCGTCAGCCGATGAGTTCTCCTACACCTTTGCCTCACTGGCGGATGTAACGCACGGTTTCCTGCTGGAAATCGGCGTGGACGCCTACACGGTCTATACCCAGGACTACGGCGCCCCGATCGCCTGGCGGCTGGCGCTGGCCAACCCGGCAGCGGTGGAAGGGGTGATCTCGCAAAACGGCAACGCCTACGAAGAGGGTTTTGTGCCGGACTTCTGGGCCCCCATCTGGGCCTACGGCGCGGACCCTTCCCCGGAAAACAAGGCGGCCCTGCGCCCAGCGCTTAGCCGTGAGGCAGTTGAATGGCAGTACAAGCATGGCGTCCCCGATCCCACCACCGTGGACCCGGACGCCTGGGAGCACGATCTGGCGCTCCTGGCCCGCCCCGGCGTCGATGAGGCCCAGTTGGCGCTCTTCGGTGACTATCACACCAACCGGGCACTGTATCCAGCCGTCCATGAATGGCTGCGGTCCACCCAGGTTCCGGTGCTTGCCGTTTGGGGAGCGAACGATGAGATCTTCGGTCCCGCCGGAGCGCAGGCGTTCCTTCAGGACGTCCCGAAGGCCCGGGTGGAATTGCTGGACGGCGGCCACTTCCTCCTCGAGTCTCACCTCGATGAGGTTGCGGGCATCATCCTCGACTGGCGGTCAGGGTTCTGA
- a CDS encoding CGNR zinc finger domain-containing protein, whose protein sequence is MLEDEDLLLAVLNSAPVVAGRPTDELSGISGRELAAQYGGTGSPSELARLRRMRECLQDAVRGSGDALSRLSSALGDGVLVPRVTPQGLRWEVRAPEEERLAFCAALAWSRVVQEYPGRLRACANGECNLFLIDRSRPGTAKWCSMAVCGNRMKARTHAGRQRAAAER, encoded by the coding sequence ATGCTCGAGGATGAAGACCTGCTGCTGGCGGTGCTCAACAGCGCACCCGTCGTCGCCGGCCGCCCCACCGACGAGCTGTCCGGCATATCAGGCAGGGAGCTTGCTGCGCAGTATGGGGGTACCGGTTCGCCGTCCGAGCTTGCACGTCTGCGGCGGATGCGGGAGTGCCTGCAGGACGCGGTCCGGGGGTCCGGGGACGCACTGTCCCGCCTCTCATCGGCACTCGGTGACGGGGTCCTGGTCCCCCGGGTCACTCCGCAGGGACTCCGCTGGGAAGTGCGTGCACCGGAGGAGGAGCGCCTAGCCTTCTGTGCGGCACTTGCCTGGTCCCGCGTGGTCCAGGAATATCCCGGCCGTCTCCGGGCCTGTGCCAACGGCGAGTGCAACCTGTTCCTTATTGACAGGAGCAGGCCGGGCACCGCCAAGTGGTGTTCCATGGCAGTCTGCGGCAACCGGATGAAGGCCCGCACCCATGCCGGGCGCCAGCGGGCGGCCGCGGAGCGGTAG
- a CDS encoding SMR family transporter, with protein MAYLFLIGAIVFEVAGTVCLRLAVDRRRWYGGVAVGYVVAFVMLTLTLANGLPLGVAYGIWAAAGVALTAVLGKVLFKEPFTWLMGLGIVLIAGGVLLIELGAGR; from the coding sequence ATGGCCTACTTATTCCTGATCGGCGCGATCGTCTTCGAAGTAGCCGGCACCGTCTGTCTCCGCCTCGCCGTCGACCGCAGGCGCTGGTACGGCGGGGTCGCCGTCGGCTACGTGGTTGCGTTCGTCATGCTCACTCTCACCCTCGCCAACGGCCTGCCGTTGGGCGTCGCCTACGGGATCTGGGCGGCGGCCGGCGTTGCCCTGACCGCCGTCCTCGGCAAGGTCCTGTTCAAGGAGCCCTTCACCTGGCTGATGGGTCTGGGAATAGTTCTTATTGCCGGCGGCGTTCTGCTTATCGAACTCGGCGCCGGCCGCTGA
- a CDS encoding SMR family transporter: MSNSAKGWLLLSAAILAEVTASLSLKGALDRPGLYAVVAAGYLGSFVLLAVVLRTGMALGVAYGVWGASGVALTAIGSLLVFGEPLTLLMGIGIAVVVAGVLCVELGSQAAHKKADTA; this comes from the coding sequence ATGAGCAACAGCGCGAAAGGGTGGCTGCTTCTGTCCGCAGCCATCCTGGCCGAAGTGACGGCGTCGCTCTCGCTCAAGGGAGCGCTGGACCGTCCCGGTCTCTACGCCGTGGTGGCGGCTGGTTATCTCGGCTCTTTTGTCCTGCTCGCCGTCGTACTGCGCACCGGCATGGCCTTGGGTGTCGCTTACGGCGTCTGGGGAGCAAGCGGTGTCGCATTGACCGCAATCGGCTCCCTGCTCGTCTTCGGAGAGCCGCTCACTCTCCTGATGGGTATAGGTATCGCCGTGGTCGTCGCCGGGGTGCTGTGCGTAGAACTTGGGTCCCAAGCGGCGCATAAGAAAGCCGATACGGCGTAA
- a CDS encoding FAD-dependent oxidoreductase: MNTELSQLPVAVIGSGPVGLAAAAHLLERGLTPVIFEAGDAPASAVRAWGHVRLFSPWQYDVDAAARRLLTGTGWQEPDADTLPTGAELLEQYLLPLAAVPAIRSALHTNSEVVAVSREGLDKTHTGGRDTTPFLVRVRNSDGTTADHRVRAVIDASGTWNTPNPLGTAGLAAPGEAEAYGEGFITAPLPDVTGRERARFAGKHVLVVGAGHSAANTLLALGELAEQEPDTRISWAIRRSSAAGVYGGGDLDGLPARGALGSRLRTLVEDGRIELHTSFTITGFKSADSLTVVATTPCGETQLDVDLLVPATGFRPNLDMLREVRLDLDPAVEAPRALGPLIDPEFHSCGTVTPHGARMLSHPDKDFYITGMKSYGRAPTFLMATGYEQVRSIAAALAGDQQAADDVQLVLPETGVCSTDLGGSCDTVAGCDADGAADQGEVSCCGTPEPAAAAVAAADSCCGSPAPEPAALEAASCCGAPEAEAAPAADSCCAAPEPAFLGIPTDLEHGRSSEQGN, translated from the coding sequence ATGAACACCGAACTCTCCCAGCTTCCCGTCGCCGTCATCGGCTCCGGTCCCGTCGGACTGGCCGCCGCCGCGCACCTGCTCGAACGCGGACTGACACCGGTCATCTTCGAAGCCGGGGATGCACCTGCCTCGGCCGTCCGCGCCTGGGGGCATGTCCGGCTGTTCTCGCCCTGGCAGTACGACGTCGACGCCGCCGCCCGCCGCCTGCTCACGGGCACCGGCTGGCAGGAACCCGACGCTGACACGCTGCCCACAGGCGCGGAACTCCTCGAGCAGTACCTGTTGCCGCTGGCCGCGGTCCCCGCCATCCGCAGCGCCCTCCACACCAACAGCGAAGTTGTTGCCGTCAGCCGGGAAGGCCTGGACAAGACCCATACCGGCGGACGGGACACCACCCCGTTCCTGGTCCGCGTCCGCAACTCCGACGGCACAACTGCCGATCACCGGGTGCGCGCCGTGATCGACGCATCCGGCACCTGGAACACTCCCAACCCGCTGGGCACGGCCGGACTCGCAGCACCGGGGGAGGCCGAAGCGTACGGCGAAGGGTTTATCACCGCTCCGCTGCCGGATGTTACCGGCCGGGAACGTGCCCGGTTCGCCGGCAAGCACGTGCTGGTAGTCGGTGCCGGCCATTCGGCAGCGAACACGCTTCTGGCACTGGGGGAGCTGGCCGAGCAGGAACCGGACACCCGAATCAGCTGGGCCATCCGCCGGTCCTCGGCGGCAGGCGTGTACGGCGGCGGCGACCTCGACGGACTGCCCGCCCGCGGCGCGCTCGGCAGCCGGCTGCGAACCCTGGTCGAGGACGGCCGCATCGAACTGCACACCTCGTTCACCATCACCGGGTTCAAGAGCGCCGACTCCTTGACCGTCGTCGCGACTACCCCGTGCGGGGAGACGCAGCTGGACGTGGACCTGCTGGTTCCGGCCACCGGCTTCCGCCCCAACCTGGACATGCTGCGCGAAGTCCGGCTCGATCTTGACCCGGCCGTGGAAGCACCGCGGGCGCTCGGTCCGCTCATCGATCCGGAATTCCACAGCTGCGGCACCGTGACACCGCACGGTGCCCGGATGCTGTCCCACCCGGACAAGGACTTCTACATCACCGGCATGAAGTCCTACGGCCGGGCACCCACATTCCTGATGGCCACCGGCTACGAGCAGGTCCGCTCCATTGCCGCAGCACTGGCCGGGGACCAGCAGGCGGCCGACGACGTCCAGCTGGTCCTGCCCGAAACCGGGGTCTGCTCCACGGACCTGGGTGGCAGCTGCGACACGGTGGCCGGCTGCGACGCCGACGGTGCTGCTGATCAGGGAGAGGTGTCCTGCTGCGGGACTCCGGAACCGGCAGCTGCTGCGGTTGCTGCGGCTGACTCCTGCTGCGGGTCTCCGGCGCCGGAACCTGCGGCACTGGAAGCTGCCTCCTGCTGCGGAGCTCCGGAGGCGGAAGCTGCGCCGGCTGCTGACTCCTGCTGCGCGGCGCCGGAACCTGCGTTCCTCGGCATCCCGACGGATCTGGAACACGGTCGCTCCTCAGAACAGGGGAACTAA
- a CDS encoding arsenate reductase ArsC, which yields MSTPETKPSVLFVCVHNAGRSQMAAAYLRTLGEGRIEVRSAGSAPADSVNPAAVEAMAEEGIDMSAELPKVLTTEAVKESDVVITMGCGDACPIFPGKRYEDWKLDDPAGQGVAAVRPIRDDIKARITALIADLLPAR from the coding sequence ATGAGCACTCCCGAAACCAAGCCCTCCGTCCTGTTCGTCTGCGTACACAACGCCGGCCGGTCACAGATGGCCGCCGCGTACCTGCGAACCCTGGGCGAGGGACGGATCGAAGTCCGTTCCGCCGGCTCCGCGCCCGCCGACTCGGTCAACCCCGCCGCCGTGGAAGCCATGGCCGAGGAGGGCATCGACATGTCCGCCGAGCTGCCCAAGGTCCTGACCACCGAGGCGGTGAAGGAGTCCGACGTCGTCATCACCATGGGCTGCGGCGACGCCTGCCCGATCTTCCCCGGCAAGCGTTACGAGGACTGGAAGCTCGACGACCCGGCCGGCCAGGGCGTGGCCGCCGTCCGTCCCATCCGCGACGACATCAAGGCCCGCATCACCGCACTCATCGCCGACCTCCTGCCGGCCCGGTAA
- the arsB gene encoding ACR3 family arsenite efflux transporter produces the protein MSTSTAPPQTGQVTARLSTLDRFLPVWILAAMAAGLLLGRLVPGIGPALDSVRISNVSLPIAVGLLVMMYPVLAKVRYDETHRVVADRRLMITSLVLNWVAAPAFMFALAWIFLPDLPEYRTGLIIVGLARCIAMVMIWNDLACGDREAAAVLVAINSVFQVLAFGALGWFYLQVLPGWLGLETTSAGFSFWAITASVLIFLGIPLLAGFLTRTLGEKAKGRDWYEGTFLPKLGPWALYGLLFTIVLLFALQGDEITSNPLDVVRIALPLLVYFLVVFGAGMLLGRILKMGYPRTTTLAFTAAGNNFELAIAVAIGTYGVTSGQALAGVVGPLIEVPVLVALVYAALWAQKKFWPAAAPAVPTSPEKMNR, from the coding sequence GTGAGCACGTCCACCGCACCACCCCAGACCGGCCAGGTCACCGCCCGGCTGTCCACCCTGGACCGGTTCCTTCCGGTCTGGATCCTCGCCGCGATGGCCGCCGGCCTGCTGCTGGGCAGGCTGGTTCCCGGCATCGGTCCCGCGCTGGACTCGGTGAGGATCTCCAACGTGTCGCTGCCCATCGCCGTCGGACTGCTGGTCATGATGTATCCGGTGCTGGCGAAGGTCCGCTACGACGAAACGCACCGGGTGGTCGCTGACCGCAGGCTGATGATCACCTCGCTGGTCCTTAACTGGGTCGCCGCCCCCGCGTTTATGTTCGCCCTGGCCTGGATCTTCCTGCCGGACCTGCCGGAGTACCGCACCGGACTGATCATTGTGGGGCTGGCCCGCTGCATTGCCATGGTGATGATCTGGAACGACCTCGCCTGCGGCGACCGCGAAGCCGCCGCCGTGCTGGTGGCCATCAACTCCGTGTTCCAGGTCCTGGCCTTCGGCGCGCTGGGCTGGTTCTACCTGCAGGTCCTGCCCGGCTGGCTGGGATTGGAAACCACCAGCGCCGGGTTCTCCTTCTGGGCGATCACGGCCAGCGTCCTGATCTTCCTGGGCATCCCGCTGCTGGCCGGCTTCCTCACCCGCACCCTTGGCGAAAAGGCGAAGGGCCGCGACTGGTACGAGGGAACGTTCCTGCCGAAGCTGGGCCCGTGGGCGCTCTACGGCCTGCTGTTCACCATCGTGCTGCTGTTTGCCCTGCAGGGGGACGAGATCACCTCGAACCCGCTCGACGTCGTCCGCATCGCCCTGCCGCTGCTGGTCTACTTCCTGGTGGTGTTCGGCGCCGGAATGCTCCTCGGCAGGATCCTGAAGATGGGGTATCCCCGCACCACCACGCTGGCCTTCACCGCCGCCGGCAACAACTTCGAACTGGCCATCGCCGTGGCGATCGGCACCTACGGCGTCACCTCCGGGCAGGCCCTGGCCGGCGTCGTCGGACCCCTGATCGAAGTTCCTGTCCTGGTTGCCCTGGTCTACGCCGCCCTCTGGGCGCAGAAGAAGTTCTGGCCTGCAGCCGCACCCGCCGTCCCCACCTCTCCAGAAAAGATGAACCGATGA
- a CDS encoding metalloregulator ArsR/SmtB family transcription factor, which yields MTTALTVPAPAVEACCTPLTSEALSLEDAQRFAQLLKAVAEPTRLRLVSLIAAQENKEACVCDLTEPIGLGQPTVSHHLKILVDAGILHREKRGVWAYYSIVPGALERAAAVLSPR from the coding sequence GTGACCACTGCACTGACAGTTCCCGCTCCGGCCGTTGAGGCCTGCTGCACCCCGCTGACCTCCGAGGCATTGAGCCTTGAAGACGCGCAGCGGTTCGCCCAGCTGCTCAAGGCCGTGGCCGAGCCGACCCGGCTGCGTCTGGTTTCGCTGATCGCCGCCCAAGAGAACAAGGAAGCCTGCGTCTGCGATCTCACCGAGCCCATCGGGCTGGGCCAGCCGACGGTCTCCCACCATCTGAAAATCCTGGTCGACGCCGGTATCCTTCACCGCGAGAAGCGCGGCGTCTGGGCCTACTACTCCATCGTTCCGGGCGCATTGGAGCGCGCGGCTGCGGTTCTGTCGCCGCGGTAA
- a CDS encoding GNAT family N-acetyltransferase — protein MPAAVKGAPPVVRPLLASDWPAVRTIYAAGIAAGQATFEDKVPGWEAFDSAHLPGLRLVAEAGNEILGWAAASPVSPRAAYRGVVEQSVYVAPAAQGRGIGRLLLHALVASAENSGIWTLQCSIFPENTVSLALHIAEGFRLVGRRERVAKMMHGPHAGEWRDTLFLERRSGIVGTD, from the coding sequence ATGCCTGCGGCGGTGAAGGGCGCTCCACCAGTCGTCCGCCCTTTGCTGGCGTCGGACTGGCCGGCGGTCCGCACGATCTACGCGGCCGGCATCGCGGCCGGCCAGGCCACCTTTGAAGACAAGGTCCCCGGTTGGGAGGCCTTTGATTCGGCGCATCTACCCGGACTTCGGCTCGTTGCCGAAGCCGGCAATGAGATTCTGGGTTGGGCCGCTGCCTCCCCCGTTTCCCCACGTGCTGCCTACCGGGGCGTCGTCGAACAGTCTGTCTACGTTGCCCCCGCAGCCCAGGGCCGCGGGATCGGCAGGCTCCTGCTGCACGCACTGGTAGCGTCCGCCGAGAACTCGGGGATCTGGACGCTCCAGTGCAGCATCTTCCCTGAGAACACGGTTAGCCTCGCCCTGCACATCGCCGAGGGTTTTCGACTGGTCGGCAGGCGGGAACGTGTGGCAAAGATGATGCACGGACCGCATGCCGGCGAATGGCGGGACACCCTGTTCCTGGAACGGCGCAGCGGCATCGTCGGAACCGACTGA
- a CDS encoding SGNH/GDSL hydrolase family protein — translation MRHPTTRSSFVLMLAGLLTAALSVPVALAATENRSGPEATSGGDAGAHAVAPERGTRGSAPTAPWIGSWAAAMTPAGAAGTISGAGFTDTTLRQTTHLSVGGDSLRLRISNDFGTTALVIGSAAVSPGTAAEDPDPDQLRQVTFGGATSVSIPAGAEWVSDPVQLPVESDSDLSVSLYLPGPTGPASIHSLGLATSYRADGDATSRPADAYEALDTSRYFLAGVDTSSNALGSVVFFGDSITDGYASSDDANLRYPDQVADRLLRRPEALQCGVLNSGISGNRVLEDTGTAGISALARFEDDVLDQTGVRSVVLLEGINDIARTSGALDPASLIAVYRQFTQRAHDQGIRVVGATLTPFGGARKYNTAGEQDRQAVNFWIRTSGEFDAVIDFDAVVRDPADPSRLKPRFDPGDHLHPNDAGYAAMAAAVNLQDICSR, via the coding sequence GTGAGACACCCAACTACCCGGTCCAGCTTCGTGCTCATGCTGGCCGGCCTTTTGACGGCTGCACTGAGCGTCCCAGTTGCCCTGGCGGCCACGGAAAATCGTTCCGGCCCGGAGGCAACTTCCGGTGGTGATGCCGGCGCCCACGCCGTGGCACCGGAACGCGGTACGCGGGGATCGGCACCCACAGCACCATGGATAGGCAGCTGGGCTGCTGCGATGACCCCGGCGGGCGCCGCAGGCACCATTTCCGGGGCGGGGTTCACCGACACCACGCTTAGGCAAACAACTCATTTGTCCGTGGGAGGAGACAGCCTGCGCCTCCGGATCAGTAACGATTTCGGCACCACCGCGTTGGTGATCGGCTCCGCTGCCGTATCTCCCGGAACCGCAGCAGAGGACCCGGACCCGGACCAGTTACGCCAGGTGACCTTCGGCGGTGCCACATCAGTAAGCATTCCGGCCGGCGCCGAATGGGTCTCGGATCCCGTGCAGCTGCCGGTGGAAAGCGATTCCGACCTATCGGTGAGCCTGTACCTACCCGGACCCACGGGACCGGCATCAATCCACAGCCTCGGACTGGCGACGTCGTACCGCGCAGATGGAGATGCCACCTCCCGCCCGGCGGATGCCTACGAAGCCCTGGACACGTCACGCTACTTCTTGGCGGGAGTGGACACGAGTTCGAATGCGCTCGGTTCGGTGGTCTTCTTCGGCGACTCGATCACTGACGGATACGCCTCATCCGATGATGCCAACCTCCGGTACCCGGACCAGGTTGCCGACCGGCTACTCCGGCGGCCCGAAGCGCTGCAGTGCGGCGTGCTCAATTCCGGGATCAGCGGCAACCGTGTACTGGAGGACACCGGTACCGCAGGAATCTCGGCATTGGCACGTTTCGAAGATGACGTGCTTGACCAGACCGGCGTGCGGAGCGTGGTCCTCCTTGAGGGGATCAATGACATCGCCCGGACATCCGGAGCACTGGATCCTGCCTCGCTGATCGCCGTTTACCGGCAATTCACCCAACGCGCCCACGACCAGGGCATCCGGGTGGTCGGTGCCACGCTGACCCCCTTTGGCGGCGCCCGCAAGTACAACACCGCGGGTGAGCAGGACCGCCAGGCCGTGAACTTCTGGATCCGTACATCCGGGGAATTCGATGCGGTCATCGATTTCGACGCCGTGGTCCGGGACCCGGCAGACCCCAGCCGGCTCAAGCCCCGGTTCGATCCGGGTGACCACCTGCATCCCAATGACGCGGGCTACGCGGCCATGGCGGCAGCAGTCAACCTTCAGGACATCTGCAGCCGATAG
- a CDS encoding DNA alkylation repair protein: MGAMDDLLGSNEVKVLSEALAAAAPGVVWDGVLAARTQLEPLSLRGRTDVVAHALVRALGTYPAAATAFRAALEDPTFTGWALWPVTEAAVTLALDDGGTQAFDDALALLAELTPRLTSEFAIRRLLQADHERALAIMQTWTNHPNEHVRRLASEGTRPYLPWAVRVPLLLATSGATLPLLDAMHNDESEYVRRSVANHTNDLARHAPELVLEAAARWQQTGTPGSTWVVRRSLRTLVKKGNPRALELMGFTPAQVSVTGLRTETSVLALPGELAFNFVLTNTGDAPARLSVDYAVHYVKANGSTAEKVFKLTAVSLEPGESRQLRGRHGFRQMTTRRHYAGIHALEVQVNGIRHDRLEFEVVL, encoded by the coding sequence ATGGGCGCGATGGATGACCTGCTGGGGTCGAACGAGGTCAAAGTTCTGTCCGAGGCACTGGCAGCCGCGGCACCCGGTGTCGTCTGGGACGGAGTGCTGGCCGCCCGGACCCAGCTGGAACCGCTGTCGCTGCGCGGCCGGACCGACGTCGTCGCACACGCGCTCGTTCGCGCGCTGGGCACCTATCCGGCCGCCGCAACGGCATTCCGTGCCGCGCTGGAGGATCCGACGTTTACGGGCTGGGCGCTGTGGCCGGTCACCGAGGCGGCTGTCACTTTGGCGCTGGACGACGGCGGCACCCAGGCCTTCGACGATGCCCTGGCCCTGCTCGCGGAACTGACTCCGCGGCTGACCAGCGAGTTCGCCATCCGCCGGCTGCTGCAGGCCGATCACGAACGGGCACTGGCGATCATGCAGACCTGGACAAACCATCCCAACGAACACGTGCGCCGGCTGGCCAGCGAAGGAACCCGGCCCTACCTGCCGTGGGCTGTCCGGGTGCCGTTGCTGCTCGCCACGTCAGGGGCGACGCTGCCGCTGCTGGATGCGATGCACAACGACGAGTCCGAATACGTCCGCCGGTCGGTAGCGAACCACACCAACGATCTGGCCCGGCACGCGCCGGAGCTGGTCCTTGAAGCAGCCGCACGCTGGCAGCAGACCGGCACGCCCGGCAGCACCTGGGTGGTCCGGCGCAGCCTGCGGACCCTGGTCAAAAAGGGCAATCCGCGGGCCCTGGAACTGATGGGGTTCACGCCGGCGCAGGTAAGCGTCACCGGGCTGCGGACGGAAACCTCCGTTCTGGCCCTGCCCGGCGAGCTCGCCTTCAACTTTGTCCTGACGAATACCGGCGACGCTCCGGCCCGGCTGTCAGTCGATTACGCAGTGCACTACGTCAAGGCGAACGGATCCACGGCGGAGAAGGTCTTCAAACTGACCGCGGTGTCCCTGGAGCCCGGGGAGTCCCGGCAGCTGCGCGGCCGGCACGGCTTCCGGCAGATGACCACCCGCCGGCACTATGCTGGCATCCACGCCCTGGAAGTGCAGGTGAACGGCATCCGACACGACCGCCTCGAGTTTGAGGTGGTGCTGTAG